A single genomic interval of Corylus avellana chromosome ca10, CavTom2PMs-1.0 harbors:
- the LOC132164587 gene encoding uncharacterized protein At1g08160-like, whose translation MQNQPPVPAGRSGHSKLLRCIAVVLLTLIVLVGLAVLIIWLSVRPRRLVYTVEDGSIRNFNLNNNHLNASFDFVIRSYNPNSKVSVFYDSIEVSTLYEDKTVAYKVVDPFFQSHRNVTRLELKLAAQYVALVGSTARDLRLEKSTGDIELTVLLKAKIRFKLGTWKSKHRTLRVWCSPVLVHLSGYKKFERTYCDPEL comes from the coding sequence ATGCAGAATCAACCGCCAGTTCCTGCCGGCCGGTCAGGACACTCGAAGCTTCTCCGATGCATTGCTGTAGTCTTGCTAACCCTAATCGTCTTGGTGGGCCTAGCCGTGCTCATCATATGGCTATCTGTCCGGCCGAGACGACTTGTTTACACCGTCGAAGATGGCTCGATCCGTAATTTCAACCTGAACAACAACCACCTCAACGCCTCCTTCGATTTTGTAATAAGGTCGTACAATCCCAACTCTAAAGTCTCTGTATTCTACGACTCAATCGAAGTGTCAACGTTGTACGAGGATAAAACGGTGGCGTACAAAGTTGTCGATCCTTTCTTTCAATCCCATCGAAATGTGACTCGTTTGGAGCTGAAGCTCGCAGCTCAATATGTGGCACTGGTGGGGTCGACCGCCCGGGATCTGCGGCTGGAGAAGTCGACGGGGGACATTGAGTTGACCGTTTTGCTCAAGGCAAAGATACGGTTTAAGTTAGGGACGTGGAAGTCTAAACATCGTACTTTGAGGGTTTGGTGTTCTCCTGTGTTGGTGCATCTCAGTGGCTACAAGAAGTTTGAGAGAACATACTGTGACCCAGAACTTTGA
- the LOC132164530 gene encoding eukaryotic translation initiation factor 3 subunit I-like yields the protein MRPILMKGHERPLTFLKYNRDGDLLFSCGKDHNPTVWFADNGERLGTYRGHNGAVWCCDVSRDSMMLITGSADQSAKLWSVQSGEQLYSFNFGSPARAVDLAVGDKLAVITTDPFMDSPSAIHVKIIARDPADQIGESVLTIKGPQGRINRAVWGALNTTIISAGEDAVVRIWDSETGKLLKESDKESGHKKTITALTKSADGSHFLTGSLDKSAKLWDMRTLTLIKTYVTERPVNAVTMSPLLNHVVLGGGQDASNVTTTDHRAGKFEAKFYDKILQEEIGGVKGHFGPINALAFNPDGKSFSSGGEDGYVRLHHFDPDYFHIKI from the exons ATGAGACCGATTTTGATGAAAGGCCATGAAAGGCCGTTGACATTCTTGAAGTACAACCGGGACGGGGACCTCCTGTTCTCGTGCGGGAAGGACCACAACCCCACCGTCTGGTTCGCCGACAACGGCGAGCGCCTCGGTACCTACCGTGGCCACAACGGTGCAGTCTGGTGCTGCGATGTCTCAA GGGATTCGATGATGCTGATCACGGGGAGCGCAGATCAGTCGGCGAAGCTGTGGTCAGTTCAGTCGGGGGAGCAATTGTACTCCTTTAATTTCGGTTCTCCGGCTAGGGCTGTGGACCTCGCCGTCGGGGATAAGCTCGCTGTCATTACCACCGATCCATTCATGGACTCTCCCTCTGCGATTCACGTTAAAATCATCGCCCGAGACCCCGCTGACC AGATTGGTGAATCTGTTCTTACCATCAAGGGCCCTCAGGGAAGAATTAATAGAGCGGTTTGGGGAGCACTTAACACCACCATCATAAGCGCTGGAGAAGATGCTGTGGTTCGTATATGGGATTCCGAG ACAGGAAAACTGCTTAAAGAGTCAGACAAGGAATCTGGccacaaaaaaacaattacGGCACTTACAAAATCTGCAGATGGTTCTCATTTCCTCACTGGTTCGCTTGATAAATCTGCTAAA CTTTGGGACATGCGAACGTTGACTCTTATCAAGACATATGTGACCGAACGTCCAGTCAATGCAGTTACAATGTCTCCACTTCTTAATCAT GTGGTGCTTGGAGGTGGTCAAGATGCATCGAATGTCACGACTACTGATCATCGTGCTGGAAAATTTGAGGCTAAATTCTATGACAAG attcttcaagaagaaattGGAGGTGTGAAAGGGCATTTTGGACCGATAAATGCTCTGGCATTCAATCCCGATGGGAAaag TTTCTCAAGCGGAGGTGAAGATGGTTACGTACGGTTACATCATTTTGACCCCGATTACTTCCACATCAAGATCTAG